The Pirellulaceae bacterium genome contains a region encoding:
- a CDS encoding PSD1 and planctomycete cytochrome C domain-containing protein: MRCNLRRQCRNDARGRSVAGLACLASFFLFGLFASNGWSAEPEVLAEPELSAAEREFFEEQVRPILVRRCHECHSEASDEIASELLLDSRTGWGRGGARGPAIVPGDPAKSLLIQAVGYEDEELQMPPERKLPEREIKVLHQWIARGAPDPRIETVGAHVNRDEFDLKQRMESHWAWRPVQRPEVPDVNDAAWVRDPIDAFVLRRLDSKELTPAPETDRLSWYRRVAFDLTGLPPTRSELTAFLGDHRSDAYERVVDELVDRSSFGETWAQHWLDLVRFAETKGHEGDYPLPDAWRYRDYLIRAFNQDVAYDDLVREHVAGDLIQPPRIDPVSKTNQSIQGTGFWYLGEATHSPVDIRGEEADRVANQLDVFGKTFLGLTIACARCHDHKFDAISTADYYALAGVLQSSGFQRANIADPAAIVDAQQRLSQLNDSSTDLLWESYRDWTIHRLKHFDRQLLEAVDRIEKGLPEPIKDKQTDADTAPPDPVIQLARELLIAKQQVTHPLHCLAAIALPGNDDTQTEDFSKRVNDLLEAQRQHADQLNDARKSETVLTTRREGELNRIPTRAAYDARQHSIVDFTGDVDAREPERWLTSGIRFGAGPVQHGSLLLTGNPSKPIHMILPRRAAIDQHASARLTGLFRTKTFEVTGDTLWYRFRGKATVFLAVDSHRTVFGPLHAVVQQTINSPNKDAWFGHRVDDYLGHRVHVEFVPQSEFALYEVRFGEQKPTAEWQPNRHLVDSIKQQAPSRVADVAQAVVVAFQKSLGTVQGKSGMPPSSDSIALVNWLLTHDNLLPALADESSNSYRQATAAYMAARQQIESGIPEPVWAIAVLDGSDEDERIHLRGSHRRLADETTPRGLLTALGGPVNEANGSGRGILADRLVDESNPLTARVAVNRIWQHLFGDGLVASADNFGVLGTPPTHPELLDYLSAEFVADGWNVKRLIRRLVLSNTYRMSSQPSAEALALDPTNRLLHSSRVRRLTAEKIRDSILAVGGELKQHQYGASTPIHITEFMRHNRSPGGSGPMDGDARRSIYVEVRRNAPSHFFSAFDKPVAFTTVGKRATSNSAAQALILLNDPLVFDQASKWAARLVGEFDTTQPAVVEAFWQAFGRPPTERERQRVVAYLNQRLGSDPDQESRRQAWTEVCRTLYNIKEFIFLP, translated from the coding sequence AGCCGGTTTGGCTTGTTTGGCGAGTTTTTTTCTGTTTGGACTTTTTGCATCGAACGGATGGTCGGCAGAGCCCGAGGTGTTAGCAGAGCCCGAGCTGTCGGCAGCTGAGCGAGAGTTTTTTGAGGAACAGGTGCGCCCTATCCTGGTACGGCGCTGTCACGAATGCCACAGCGAAGCCTCGGACGAAATCGCGAGCGAACTTTTGTTGGACAGCCGGACAGGGTGGGGACGGGGCGGTGCGCGTGGTCCAGCAATTGTGCCGGGCGATCCGGCAAAAAGCTTGCTGATTCAAGCAGTCGGTTATGAGGACGAAGAGTTACAGATGCCGCCGGAGCGCAAGCTGCCCGAGAGAGAGATCAAAGTCCTTCATCAGTGGATTGCGCGTGGCGCTCCAGATCCACGTATCGAAACGGTCGGCGCCCACGTCAATCGCGATGAATTTGACCTCAAGCAGAGAATGGAATCTCATTGGGCATGGCGCCCGGTCCAGCGGCCTGAAGTGCCCGACGTAAACGACGCAGCGTGGGTGCGTGATCCGATCGACGCGTTTGTCCTTCGGCGTCTCGATTCGAAGGAGCTCACGCCGGCGCCCGAGACGGATCGATTGAGTTGGTACCGGCGCGTGGCGTTCGATCTAACCGGTCTTCCGCCGACACGATCGGAGCTGACAGCATTTCTAGGAGACCATCGATCTGACGCATACGAGCGGGTGGTCGACGAATTGGTTGACCGTTCCTCATTCGGTGAAACGTGGGCGCAGCATTGGCTTGATCTCGTTCGTTTTGCAGAGACGAAAGGTCACGAAGGGGACTATCCGCTACCTGATGCTTGGCGATACCGGGACTACCTGATCCGCGCGTTCAATCAGGATGTGGCCTATGACGATCTAGTACGTGAGCATGTTGCTGGAGATCTGATTCAACCGCCTCGAATCGATCCGGTTAGCAAGACGAACCAGTCGATTCAAGGGACTGGTTTTTGGTACCTGGGCGAAGCAACCCATAGTCCGGTTGACATCCGCGGTGAAGAAGCGGACCGGGTTGCTAATCAGCTTGACGTCTTTGGCAAAACATTCTTGGGATTAACGATTGCCTGCGCGCGGTGCCATGACCACAAGTTCGACGCAATATCCACCGCGGACTACTACGCGTTGGCGGGTGTCTTGCAGAGCAGCGGCTTCCAACGTGCCAATATTGCAGACCCGGCGGCAATCGTGGATGCTCAGCAACGGCTTTCACAGTTGAACGATTCGTCGACGGACTTGCTATGGGAGTCTTACCGTGACTGGACCATCCATCGTCTTAAACATTTTGACCGACAACTGTTAGAGGCGGTTGATCGAATCGAGAAGGGTTTACCAGAACCTATCAAGGACAAGCAGACGGACGCCGACACCGCGCCTCCTGATCCGGTCATCCAGTTGGCCAGGGAGCTGTTAATCGCTAAACAACAGGTGACGCATCCTCTGCATTGTTTGGCCGCAATCGCCTTGCCAGGTAACGACGATACGCAGACGGAAGATTTCTCCAAACGCGTCAACGATCTGCTTGAGGCGCAACGTCAACACGCGGATCAATTGAATGATGCGAGGAAAAGCGAAACTGTGCTCACGACTCGTCGTGAAGGTGAATTGAATCGGATTCCGACACGAGCGGCCTATGATGCGAGGCAGCATAGTATTGTCGATTTCACCGGGGATGTGGATGCGCGAGAGCCGGAGCGATGGCTGACGAGTGGCATCCGCTTTGGCGCGGGACCTGTGCAGCACGGCAGTCTCTTACTGACCGGCAATCCGTCGAAACCGATCCACATGATTCTGCCGCGACGCGCTGCGATCGACCAACATGCTAGTGCTCGTCTGACCGGCCTATTCCGAACAAAGACATTTGAAGTGACCGGCGACACTCTTTGGTATCGATTCCGGGGAAAGGCCACCGTGTTTCTGGCCGTCGATTCACATCGGACTGTATTCGGTCCCTTGCATGCTGTCGTTCAACAGACGATCAATTCTCCCAACAAAGATGCGTGGTTTGGCCACCGCGTTGACGATTACCTTGGCCACCGCGTACACGTCGAATTCGTACCGCAGAGTGAATTTGCGTTGTACGAGGTCCGCTTTGGCGAACAGAAACCTACAGCAGAATGGCAGCCGAATAGGCACTTGGTTGATTCAATCAAGCAGCAGGCACCGTCACGTGTTGCAGATGTGGCCCAGGCGGTTGTCGTTGCTTTTCAAAAGTCCCTTGGTACCGTCCAGGGAAAGTCAGGTATGCCTCCGTCTTCTGATTCCATCGCGTTGGTGAATTGGTTGCTGACACATGACAACTTGTTGCCCGCGCTGGCAGATGAATCGAGCAACAGTTACCGCCAAGCTACCGCAGCTTACATGGCAGCTCGGCAGCAGATCGAATCAGGAATTCCCGAACCAGTTTGGGCGATCGCCGTGCTGGACGGGAGTGACGAAGACGAACGCATCCACCTTCGAGGTAGCCATCGCCGTCTGGCGGACGAAACAACACCGCGTGGACTGTTGACGGCTCTGGGTGGCCCGGTGAACGAGGCGAATGGCAGTGGACGTGGCATCTTGGCAGACCGATTGGTGGATGAATCAAATCCGTTAACTGCACGAGTTGCCGTCAACCGTATCTGGCAACATCTGTTTGGCGACGGCCTGGTTGCGTCGGCCGATAATTTTGGTGTGTTGGGAACGCCACCAACGCATCCAGAACTCCTTGATTATCTGTCGGCTGAGTTTGTGGCGGATGGTTGGAACGTCAAACGGCTGATTCGCCGGCTTGTGTTGTCCAACACGTATCGGATGAGCAGTCAACCGTCGGCAGAGGCCCTGGCGTTGGATCCCACCAACCGATTGCTGCATTCGTCGCGCGTACGTCGCTTAACCGCCGAGAAGATCCGTGACTCGATCCTGGCCGTTGGTGGTGAATTGAAGCAGCATCAGTACGGAGCGAGTACACCCATTCATATCACGGAATTCATGCGGCATAATCGCAGTCCGGGCGGGAGCGGGCCGATGGATGGTGATGCGCGTCGAAGCATCTACGTGGAAGTTCGCCGAAATGCGCCGAGCCACTTTTTTAGTGCGTTCGACAAGCCGGTAGCATTTACAACGGTGGGAAAGCGTGCGACAAGTAACTCGGCCGCACAAGCATTGATCTTGTTGAATGATCCCCTGGTGTTTGATCAGGCATCAAAATGGGCAGCGCGGCTTGTCGGGGAGTTTGACACGACCCAGCCGGCGGTTGTGGAAGCGTTTTGGCAGGCCTTTGGACGCCCGCCTACTGAACGTGAACGTCAGCGAGTTGTCGCGTACCTTAATCAACGATTGGGCTCCGATCCGGATCAAGAGAGCCGAAGGCAAGCATGGACGGAAGTCTGTCGCACGTTGTACAACATTAAAGAATTTATCTTCCTTCCCTAA
- a CDS encoding DUF1501 domain-containing protein, whose translation MHCRRFMPSPISRRSWLKQTASGFGSVALAALMSNDRSALANPIRDTLHHQPTARNIIFLYMDGGVSQVDSFDPKPILNERHGQPFAARIAPTQFNNIGTTFGCPWKFHQYGEAGHWVSDLFPHVARCADKLAIVRSMTSEFSEHNAANYFLHTGLGQAGWPSMGAWLSYGLGSECDNLPSFAVINGGLIPSGGMDNFASGFLPAVHEGTLFKPQKLPIANLSPAANLNGSAVDQETQRDLTRDLDGFVSDRLGRPDAIESAIKNYELAYRMQRAVPEVANLDNEPEHIHQLYGMKAEFEPTQVFGRECLLARRMVERGVRFIELTCPRVNGNDRWDAHGNLLKNHGENSRAVDQPIAGLLTDLEQRGMLEETLVVWAGEFGRTPFAQGSDGRDHNPFGFTIWLAGGGIRGGAVYGATDEFGYRVVEGKLTIHDLHATMLHVLGVDHTRLTFRFGGRDMRLTDVHGNVVQDILA comes from the coding sequence ATGCACTGTCGACGATTCATGCCGTCTCCGATTTCCCGCCGCAGTTGGCTCAAACAAACTGCCAGTGGTTTTGGTTCGGTGGCGCTCGCTGCGCTCATGTCGAATGACCGCAGCGCACTTGCCAATCCGATTCGTGATACATTGCATCATCAGCCAACGGCGCGAAATATCATCTTTCTTTACATGGATGGCGGTGTCTCCCAGGTCGATTCGTTCGACCCCAAACCGATCCTAAACGAGCGACACGGCCAGCCGTTTGCGGCGCGGATTGCACCCACTCAGTTCAACAACATTGGCACAACGTTTGGCTGCCCGTGGAAGTTTCATCAGTACGGCGAAGCCGGGCATTGGGTCAGCGATCTCTTTCCGCATGTCGCACGGTGTGCCGATAAACTGGCGATTGTGCGAAGCATGACCAGTGAATTCTCCGAACACAATGCTGCCAACTATTTCTTGCATACAGGATTGGGACAGGCTGGATGGCCGAGCATGGGTGCGTGGCTCAGTTATGGTTTAGGCAGTGAGTGTGACAATTTGCCGAGTTTTGCGGTGATCAACGGGGGACTGATCCCCAGCGGCGGTATGGATAACTTTGCGTCTGGATTCTTGCCAGCCGTTCATGAGGGAACGCTGTTCAAACCACAGAAATTGCCGATCGCCAACCTCTCACCGGCGGCCAACCTGAATGGGTCCGCGGTCGATCAGGAAACGCAGCGCGATCTCACGCGTGATTTAGACGGTTTTGTCAGCGATCGGCTCGGTCGGCCCGATGCGATTGAAAGCGCGATCAAGAACTACGAGCTTGCCTATCGGATGCAGCGGGCTGTTCCGGAAGTTGCCAACCTAGACAACGAGCCCGAGCACATTCATCAGCTCTACGGTATGAAGGCTGAATTTGAACCCACTCAGGTATTTGGACGCGAATGTTTGCTTGCCCGTAGAATGGTCGAGCGCGGCGTACGATTCATTGAGCTGACGTGTCCACGCGTCAATGGCAATGACCGCTGGGACGCTCATGGCAATCTTCTTAAGAATCATGGCGAAAACTCTCGCGCTGTCGACCAACCAATCGCCGGGTTGCTTACCGACTTGGAACAGCGAGGCATGCTAGAGGAGACGCTGGTCGTTTGGGCGGGCGAGTTTGGACGCACACCCTTTGCGCAGGGAAGTGATGGCCGAGATCACAATCCGTTCGGATTTACGATCTGGTTGGCCGGTGGTGGAATTCGCGGCGGAGCTGTTTACGGTGCAACCGATGAATTCGGCTACCGTGTCGTCGAAGGGAAACTAACAATCCACGACTTGCATGCGACGATGTTGCATGTCTTGGGCGTCGACCACACGCGATTGACATTCCGTTTTGGTGGACGAGATATGCGGTTAACCGATGTCCACGGAAACGTCGTGCAAGACATTCTGGCCTAA